TTTAGCGTGGAATACCGGCTGTCAGGCAATGAGCAGGAAGCTTACGCCAAGGCCAAAGATATTTGCATTGAACAAACGGTTGAGTTTCCGGAAGAATTATTGCCGGATAATTTCATCCGTGAGGAAGTTGTAGGAAAAATTGAAAGCTTTAGGTCAGGCCGGGACTGCCATTATGCTGTCATTAGTTATGCCATTGAGACAGCGGCTGACGAAATCACTCAGTTGCTTAATGTAATCTTTGGCAATAGCAGCATTAAGCCTGGTATCCGGGTTGAAGCGCTGCAGCTTTCCGGCTCTTTGCTCAAGCTGTTTGCCGGGCCCCGCTTCGGCCGGGACGGTTTACGCAATCTACTTGACGTACCAAAGCGGCCGTTGCTGTTTACGGCATTAAAACCAATGGGGCTCTCAGCGGAAGAATTGGCGCAAATGGCCTATCAGCTGGCGCTTGGCGGGATTGATATCATCAAGGATGACCACGGTCTGACCAACCAGAAGTTTGCCCCCTTTGATGAGCGCGTCAGCCGGTGCGCCGCCGCAGTGGCAAAAGCCAATAGCCAAACCGGACAGCAGTGCATTTTTGTGGCCAACGTAACAGCTCCCGGTCAGCAGACGGTTGAGCGGGCTTATCAGGCCAAGGCCGCCGGCGCGGGCGGCCTGATGATTGCCCCGGCGCTGACGGGGCTGTCTGTAATGCAGCAACTGGCGGATGACGAAACCCTCGG
The Dendrosporobacter quercicolus genome window above contains:
- a CDS encoding RuBisCO large subunit C-terminal-like domain-containing protein; this translates as MLSGERFSVEYRLSGNEQEAYAKAKDICIEQTVEFPEELLPDNFIREEVVGKIESFRSGRDCHYAVISYAIETAADEITQLLNVIFGNSSIKPGIRVEALQLSGSLLKLFAGPRFGRDGLRNLLDVPKRPLLFTALKPMGLSAEELAQMAYQLALGGIDIIKDDHGLTNQKFAPFDERVSRCAAAVAKANSQTGQQCIFVANVTAPGQQTVERAYQAKAAGAGGLMIAPALTGLSVMQQLADDETLGLPVFSHPAFQGSYALSAGHGISHPVLFGQLARLAGADATIYPNFGGRFSFSRTECEDIAEACAAPLGAVRPIFPSPGGGMTLEKVPELLAVYGREVIFLIGGGLVKHSPDLIHNCRYFREMVEKF